A stretch of the Mesorhizobium huakuii genome encodes the following:
- a CDS encoding aldehyde dehydrogenase family protein produces the protein MNERIVPPISAAAAAFLARSHRPYINGRFVDGLSGEGLAVDDSASGEIVARVPESGPELVDQAVRAARAALEGPWASMRPVDRQNLMLKLADAVEADADLLAEIESIENGKSLGVARMLSAGGTVDWLRYYAGWATKIEGSTFQVSIPVPPGARHQAMTVMEPVGVVGAIVPWNFPLLIGMWKIAPALACGCTVVLKPPQETPLGLLRLADLIEASGFPPGVVNIVTGSGSVTGEALIRHPGIDKLTFTGSTEVGKRVGHAAVDRVARFTLELGSKSPMILLADMQEGIEPLIAGLGMFFNQGQVCTSASRLLIEKSIYDRTLSRLAEIADGMTLGAGRDAGAQINPLVSAKHRRSVEGFVERGLAAGVERVSGARPVPGKGHYVAPTILHNVRPDMEIVREEVFGPVVAAMPVADLDEAIRIANDTRYGLSASIWTRDMGKAMTAIHGLKAGTVWVNSHNTLDPNAPFGGFKQSGIGREHGRAAIEGYLETKTVIMRYA, from the coding sequence GTGAACGAGAGAATTGTGCCGCCGATCAGCGCCGCAGCAGCCGCCTTCCTGGCGCGTTCGCACCGGCCTTACATCAATGGCCGTTTCGTCGACGGCCTTTCCGGCGAAGGCCTCGCTGTCGACGATTCCGCCTCCGGCGAGATCGTCGCCCGCGTCCCCGAAAGCGGCCCCGAACTGGTCGACCAGGCGGTGCGCGCGGCGCGTGCCGCGCTCGAAGGCCCATGGGCGTCGATGCGGCCGGTCGACCGCCAGAACCTGATGCTGAAACTCGCCGATGCCGTCGAGGCCGACGCCGATCTGCTCGCTGAAATCGAAAGCATCGAGAACGGCAAGTCGCTCGGCGTCGCCCGCATGCTGAGTGCCGGCGGCACCGTCGACTGGCTGCGCTATTATGCCGGCTGGGCGACCAAGATCGAGGGCTCGACTTTCCAGGTCTCCATTCCCGTGCCACCTGGCGCCAGGCACCAGGCGATGACGGTGATGGAGCCGGTCGGCGTCGTCGGCGCCATCGTGCCATGGAATTTCCCGCTGCTGATCGGCATGTGGAAGATCGCGCCGGCGCTGGCCTGCGGCTGCACGGTGGTGCTGAAGCCGCCGCAGGAAACGCCGCTTGGCCTGCTCAGGCTCGCCGACCTGATCGAGGCATCGGGCTTCCCGCCCGGCGTCGTCAACATCGTCACCGGCAGCGGATCCGTCACCGGCGAGGCGCTGATCCGCCATCCCGGCATCGACAAGCTGACCTTCACCGGCTCGACGGAGGTCGGCAAGCGCGTCGGCCACGCCGCGGTCGACCGTGTCGCCCGCTTCACGCTGGAGCTCGGCTCGAAATCGCCGATGATCCTGCTCGCCGACATGCAGGAAGGCATCGAGCCGCTTATTGCCGGGCTCGGCATGTTCTTCAACCAGGGCCAGGTCTGCACCTCGGCCTCGCGGCTGCTGATCGAGAAGTCGATCTACGACCGCACGCTTTCGCGGCTGGCCGAGATCGCCGACGGGATGACGCTGGGTGCCGGCCGCGACGCTGGGGCCCAGATCAACCCGCTTGTCTCGGCCAAGCACCGAAGAAGCGTCGAGGGCTTTGTCGAGCGCGGCCTGGCGGCGGGCGTCGAACGGGTCAGCGGCGCACGGCCGGTGCCCGGCAAGGGCCACTATGTGGCGCCGACCATCCTGCATAATGTCCGGCCCGACATGGAGATCGTGCGCGAGGAGGTGTTCGGGCCGGTGGTGGCGGCGATGCCGGTCGCCGATCTCGACGAGGCGATCCGCATCGCCAACGACACGCGCTATGGTCTCTCGGCCTCGATCTGGACCCGCGACATGGGCAAGGCGATGACCGCCATCCACGGCCTCAAAGCCGGCACGGTATGGGTCAATTCGCACAACACGCTCGACCCCAACGCGCCGTTCGGCGGCTTCAAACAGTCCGGCATCGGCCGCGAGCACGGACGTGCGGCGATTGAGGGCTATCTCGAAACCAAGACCGTCATCATGCGGTATGCCTGA